The following proteins are co-located in the Pseudomonas antarctica genome:
- a CDS encoding DUF7683 domain-containing protein yields the protein MKHLIYVVPAGSENISTEIPLNLKAADLLPIMGWEDEHECVYDYLLTPQQIEGIENLTSLVFPKNASLYLACDA from the coding sequence ATGAAACACCTGATCTACGTAGTCCCAGCGGGAAGCGAGAATATTTCGACTGAAATACCGCTCAACCTGAAAGCTGCCGATTTGCTGCCAATTATGGGTTGGGAGGACGAACACGAATGTGTCTATGACTACCTACTTACTCCGCAACAAATCGAAGGTATCGAAAACCTTACCTCATTGGTCTTTCCAAAAAATGCGTCGCTGTATTTGGCATGCGACGCGTAA
- a CDS encoding ATP-binding protein: protein MTSVRARILIPVLVFILLGDALISWLVLRDSHHEIEEVYDAQLAQSARLLQGVLRQRDPGEADWDRLYQAFDQAMSRVGEEGVSHPYETRLTFQVWRSDGQLLVRSAEAPVLTAPPATLGAHDIMDNDNDWCAYLLADPQQGLLIWVGERDDIRQDLIERIVRHTLWPTLIGVPLLTVLIWLTIGWGLTPLRTMVRSIRGRNTDTLQPLNLKPLPTDLEPMQTALNRLLVQMDDLLERERRFIADAAHELRTPLAILRIHAQNAQSAATEAQRREALDFLVNGVDRATRIGSQLLTMARIEPQLSNPVRKRVQLTELVREELAELTPLAMEKGVELVLEGEEECWVQTEPVALAIALQNLVTNALNFSPAGSEVKVVIGVNCLSVEDQGPGIDEAEMERLFERFYSRDNANGAGLGLAIVEMIVGKIGSALTLHNLAQGGLRARLSFTACAQAPAGIPHR from the coding sequence ATGACCTCGGTTCGCGCGCGCATCCTCATTCCGGTGCTGGTGTTTATTTTGCTCGGTGATGCCCTGATCAGCTGGCTCGTGCTGCGCGACAGCCACCACGAAATCGAAGAAGTCTACGACGCCCAACTCGCCCAAAGTGCGCGCCTGCTGCAAGGTGTGCTGCGCCAACGCGACCCCGGCGAAGCCGACTGGGACCGCTTATATCAGGCGTTCGACCAGGCCATGAGCCGAGTGGGGGAGGAGGGCGTGTCCCACCCGTACGAAACTCGCCTGACCTTCCAGGTGTGGCGCAGTGACGGGCAATTGCTCGTACGTTCCGCCGAAGCCCCCGTGCTGACTGCACCGCCGGCCACCCTCGGCGCCCACGACATCATGGACAACGATAATGACTGGTGCGCCTACCTCCTCGCCGACCCGCAACAGGGACTGCTGATCTGGGTGGGCGAGCGCGACGACATTCGCCAGGACCTGATCGAGCGCATTGTGCGCCATACCCTTTGGCCCACCTTGATCGGCGTGCCGCTGCTGACCGTATTGATCTGGCTGACCATCGGCTGGGGGCTCACACCGTTGCGCACCATGGTGAGGTCGATTCGGGGGCGCAATACCGACACCTTGCAACCGCTGAACCTCAAGCCGTTGCCGACTGATCTGGAGCCCATGCAAACCGCGCTTAATCGGTTGCTGGTGCAAATGGATGACCTGTTGGAGCGCGAACGCCGTTTCATCGCCGACGCCGCCCACGAACTGCGCACGCCATTGGCGATCCTGCGCATCCATGCACAAAACGCCCAAAGCGCTGCGACCGAAGCGCAACGGCGCGAAGCCTTGGACTTCCTGGTCAACGGCGTGGACCGTGCCACACGCATTGGCAGCCAATTACTGACCATGGCGCGTATCGAGCCGCAACTGAGCAACCCCGTGCGCAAGCGTGTGCAATTGACGGAACTGGTGCGCGAAGAACTGGCCGAGTTGACGCCGCTGGCCATGGAGAAAGGTGTGGAGTTGGTGCTCGAAGGCGAAGAAGAATGTTGGGTGCAAACCGAGCCGGTGGCCCTGGCGATTGCGCTACAGAACCTGGTGACCAATGCACTGAATTTTTCCCCGGCGGGCAGCGAAGTGAAAGTGGTGATTGGCGTTAACTGCTTGAGCGTGGAAGACCAGGGCCCGGGGATTGATGAAGCGGAAATGGAGCGTTTGTTTGAGCGGTTTTATAGCCGGGATAACGCCAATGGTGCGGGGTTGGGGTTGGCGATTGTGGAGATGATCGTGGGCAAGATCGGCAGTGCGTTGACGTTGCACAATCTGGCGCAGGGCGGCTTGCGCGCGCGGCTGAGCTTCACGGCTTGCGCGCAAGCGCCTGCGGGAATACCACACCGTTGA
- a CDS encoding DUF3077 domain-containing protein, which translates to MINPPLNKTLGVITFSPCGKQPNLHRLFRVNAGVPIRDALEHASELLHCSKMLALDAAMDKSADRYAWAAHYLGEMAKAVVDDLANGMLPNGVMEEGEAVSV; encoded by the coding sequence ATGATCAACCCACCCCTAAACAAAACCCTCGGCGTCATCACCTTCTCCCCCTGCGGCAAACAGCCCAACCTCCACCGTCTATTCCGCGTCAATGCCGGCGTGCCCATTCGCGATGCCCTGGAGCATGCCTCCGAGCTGTTGCACTGTTCCAAAATGCTCGCGTTGGATGCCGCCATGGACAAGAGCGCGGATCGTTATGCCTGGGCGGCGCATTATTTGGGGGAGATGGCGAAGGCGGTAGTGGATGATTTGGCGAATGGGATGTTGCCGAATGGGGTGATGGAGGAGGGCGAGGCGGTTTCGGTGTAA
- a CDS encoding LysE/ArgO family amino acid transporter: MTPYFIEGLVLGLGLFVAPGPKDTLVIRQAVGRGPIWGVVAICVLADILLIAFGVTGLGSLLGSWPEVMVLMLLSGALYLLWFGAQRLLACIRNQSMPDTQGGNSQRGLLRTAVVLGFANPYAWLDTVVLIGAMGAAKPAGQQVLFATGAMTASLVWFMVLALGCQRLAGLFRSPVVWRCLDAGVAVLMVYLAGVLITDSLDIFQVVLESNQRRA, encoded by the coding sequence ATGACGCCTTACTTTATCGAGGGGCTGGTACTTGGCCTCGGGCTATTTGTTGCCCCAGGGCCTAAAGATACATTGGTCATTCGCCAAGCTGTCGGCCGTGGCCCTATTTGGGGCGTGGTCGCTATTTGTGTTTTGGCCGACATCCTGCTGATCGCTTTTGGCGTCACGGGTTTAGGTTCGCTGCTGGGAAGTTGGCCAGAGGTGATGGTGCTAATGCTGCTGTCCGGCGCGCTTTATCTACTGTGGTTTGGTGCCCAGCGCTTATTGGCCTGCATCCGTAACCAGTCCATGCCGGACACTCAGGGCGGCAATTCGCAACGCGGGCTGTTACGTACGGCGGTGGTGCTCGGCTTTGCCAACCCATACGCATGGCTCGATACGGTCGTGCTGATCGGCGCTATGGGTGCTGCCAAACCCGCAGGCCAACAAGTGCTGTTCGCAACCGGTGCCATGACGGCATCGTTGGTGTGGTTTATGGTGCTGGCGCTGGGATGTCAGCGATTGGCCGGGCTGTTTCGTTCACCGGTGGTCTGGCGATGCCTGGACGCTGGCGTCGCCGTATTGATGGTGTATCTGGCCGGTGTGTTGATCACCGACTCACTGGATATCTTTCAGGTAGTCCTTGAGAGTAATCAGCGGCGGGCTTAG
- a CDS encoding colicin E3-like toxin immunity protein has protein sequence MVMKIRLCWYEKNSDDLKENEYSADIHDADSSFEALGLSEETAIYAGGFNVLPTWITILQPHFQHVIQPNLFDYQISFRYQGAWPPPPKQPRTES, from the coding sequence GTGGTCATGAAAATCAGATTGTGCTGGTACGAAAAGAACAGTGATGACTTAAAAGAAAATGAGTACTCAGCGGATATCCATGACGCAGACAGTTCTTTTGAAGCTCTGGGGTTGAGCGAAGAAACCGCAATATATGCCGGGGGTTTCAACGTTCTCCCTACCTGGATAACAATTCTCCAGCCACACTTCCAGCATGTAATACAGCCCAACCTATTCGACTACCAAATTTCCTTCCGCTATCAAGGCGCTTGGCCGCCCCCTCCAAAACAACCCCGTACAGAGTCTTGA
- a CDS encoding LysE family translocator — protein MPELSSWLAYGLISLGMVLTPGPNMIYLISRSICQGRKAGLISLGGVALGFVVYMLCAALGITALVMAVPFAYDALRLGGALYLVYLAWQAVKPGGRSPFQVRDLPQDSPRKLFMMGFVTNLLNPKVAVMYLSLLPQFIDPNGHGSVLTQSLVLGFTQIAISVSVNSVIAIMAGSIAVFFVTRPGWQVVQRWVMGSVLMGLAVRMAVEGRR, from the coding sequence ATGCCCGAACTGTCCAGCTGGCTTGCCTATGGCCTGATCTCACTCGGCATGGTGCTAACGCCCGGGCCGAACATGATTTACCTCATTTCCCGCTCAATTTGCCAGGGGCGTAAGGCCGGGTTGATTTCCCTGGGCGGCGTTGCGTTGGGGTTTGTGGTTTACATGCTGTGCGCGGCATTGGGCATCACCGCGTTGGTGATGGCAGTGCCGTTTGCCTACGACGCGCTGCGGCTCGGCGGGGCGTTGTACCTGGTGTATCTGGCCTGGCAGGCGGTCAAGCCGGGTGGCCGTTCGCCGTTTCAAGTGCGGGATTTGCCCCAGGACAGCCCGCGCAAGCTGTTCATGATGGGCTTTGTGACCAACCTGCTGAACCCCAAGGTGGCGGTGATGTATTTGTCGTTGCTGCCGCAGTTCATCGACCCGAACGGCCATGGCAGTGTGCTGACGCAGTCCCTGGTGCTGGGCTTTACGCAGATTGCCATCAGCGTGAGCGTTAACTCGGTGATTGCCATCATGGCGGGCTCCATCGCGGTGTTCTTTGTCACCCGCCCGGGTTGGCAGGTGGTGCAGCGCTGGGTGATGGGCTCGGTGTTGATGGGGTTGGCGGTGCGGATGGCGGTTGAAGGGCGGCGGTGA
- the queA gene encoding tRNA preQ1(34) S-adenosylmethionine ribosyltransferase-isomerase QueA, which translates to MRVADFTFELPDSLIARHPLAERRASRLLTLDGVSGALAHRQFTDLLEHLRPGDLMVFNNTRVIPARLFGQKASGGKLEILVERVLDSHRVLAHVRSSKSPKPRSSILIDGGGEAEMVARHDALFELKFAEEVLPLLERVGHMPLPPYIDRPDEDADRERYQTVYSQRPGAVAAPTAGLHFDQPLLDAIAAKGVESAYVTLHVGAGTFQPVRVDNIEDHHMHSEWLEVSQSVVDAVAACKARGGRVVAVGTTSVRSLESAARDGVLKPFSGDTDIFIFPGRPFHVVDCLVTNFHLPESTLLMLVSAFAGYPETMAAYQAAIANEYRFFSYGDAMFITRNPAPTAPKEAGPEEPL; encoded by the coding sequence ATGCGCGTTGCTGACTTTACTTTTGAGCTCCCTGATTCGCTGATCGCTCGCCACCCTTTGGCCGAGCGTCGCGCCAGTCGACTGCTGACCCTGGACGGGGTGAGCGGTGCCCTCGCACACCGTCAATTCACTGATTTGCTTGAGCATTTACGCCCAGGCGATTTGATGGTGTTTAACAATACCCGGGTGATTCCGGCACGGCTGTTTGGCCAGAAAGCGTCCGGCGGCAAGCTGGAAATTCTGGTGGAGCGGGTGTTGGACAGCCATCGCGTGCTGGCCCATGTGCGCTCCAGCAAGTCGCCGAAACCGAGGTCGAGCATCCTGATCGATGGCGGTGGCGAGGCCGAGATGGTCGCGCGCCATGACGCGTTGTTCGAACTCAAGTTCGCCGAAGAAGTGTTGCCGCTGTTGGAGCGTGTCGGCCATATGCCGTTGCCTCCTTATATAGACCGCCCCGACGAAGACGCGGACCGCGAGCGCTATCAGACGGTGTACTCGCAGCGCCCGGGTGCGGTGGCCGCGCCGACGGCCGGGCTGCATTTCGACCAGCCGTTGCTGGATGCGATTGCCGCCAAGGGCGTCGAGAGCGCTTATGTGACCCTGCACGTGGGGGCCGGTACGTTTCAGCCGGTGCGTGTGGATAACATCGAGGACCACCATATGCACAGCGAGTGGCTGGAAGTCAGCCAAAGCGTCGTGGATGCCGTGGCGGCGTGCAAGGCGCGCGGCGGTCGTGTGGTGGCTGTGGGCACCACCAGCGTGCGTTCGCTGGAGAGTGCGGCGCGTGATGGCGTGCTCAAGCCGTTCAGTGGTGACACCGATATCTTTATCTTTCCGGGCCGGCCGTTCCATGTGGTCGACTGCCTGGTGACCAACTTCCATTTGCCGGAATCCACGCTGTTGATGCTGGTGTCGGCATTTGCCGGTTACCCGGAAACCATGGCCGCGTATCAAGCCGCCATCGCCAACGAGTACCGTTTTTTCAGCTACGGTGATGCGATGTTTATCACCCGTAACCCGGCGCCGACTGCTCCTAAAGAAGCGGGCCCTGAGGAACCACTATGA
- a CDS encoding NBR1-Ig-like domain-containing protein has protein sequence MTIRTRDTLRALITRRSRELGKSMTTLAKEAGISRTYLYGLAGGASQDPSVRTLIKLAKALQVSPLLLFRYFADLAGAPADANSMATTNRAIGLHDPSDIAVFNADVTTPDQTVVLPGEIFQKTWEIQNLGSRPWRGRRLVRVDGEYVIAQRTATGAPLEVVMDTHLRSLNNEVAIAETLPGQPVHITVEFAAPKETCTVTSIWRIEDEHGQPCYGPAFILHVIVNVMAR, from the coding sequence ATGACGATCAGGACGCGGGATACCCTAAGGGCGCTGATTACTCGACGCAGCCGGGAACTGGGCAAATCCATGACCACCCTGGCCAAGGAAGCTGGCATTTCCAGAACCTATCTCTACGGATTGGCAGGCGGCGCCTCGCAAGATCCCTCGGTACGTACACTGATCAAACTCGCCAAGGCGTTGCAGGTTTCGCCGCTGCTGCTGTTCCGCTACTTCGCCGACCTGGCAGGCGCTCCGGCTGACGCAAACTCAATGGCCACCACCAACCGAGCCATTGGCCTGCATGACCCGAGTGACATCGCCGTCTTCAATGCAGACGTAACCACGCCCGATCAAACCGTCGTGCTGCCCGGCGAAATCTTTCAGAAAACCTGGGAAATCCAGAACCTTGGCTCCCGCCCCTGGCGTGGCCGCAGGTTGGTGCGAGTAGACGGCGAATACGTCATCGCCCAACGCACCGCCACGGGCGCGCCACTGGAAGTGGTGATGGACACACACCTGCGCAGCCTGAACAACGAGGTCGCTATTGCAGAAACACTGCCCGGCCAGCCGGTGCACATCACTGTGGAGTTTGCCGCGCCCAAGGAAACCTGCACGGTCACGTCCATCTGGCGGATCGAGGATGAACACGGTCAGCCCTGCTATGGCCCCGCCTTCATCCTGCATGTAATCGTCAACGTCATGGCACGCTGA
- the secD gene encoding protein translocase subunit SecD: MLNKYPLWKYVLILAVLAIGFIYSAPNLYPDDPAIQITGASTSLQVNQADLERASKALNDAGIQVKAATLAADAKGGLLRLTKAEDQLPAKDVVRKAMGDDYVVALNLAQTTPKWLRSIGAHPMKLGLDLSGGVHFLLEVDMDKALDARLKVYEGDVKSLLRKEKLRYRSLPQLNGAIQLGFSDEASREQARALIRKNFNDFDIVPADLNGQPVLRLAMTPAKLAEIREYSIKQNLTTVRNRVNELGVAEPIVQRQGANRIVVELPGVQDTAEAKRILGKTANLEFRLAAEPGASRATAEEFEFREGNRPPALIERGLIITGDQVTDAKAGFGEHGTPEVNIRLDGHGGELMSRATRSNVGRSMAVIFIEQRPVTTYTKQMVNGVEKDVPVQTFKEEKKIISLATIQSPLGAQFRITGLNGQGESSELALLLRAGGLAAPMYFAEERTIGPSLGADNITKGIDAALWGMLFVSLFIIAIYRFFGVIATVALAGNMVMLLALMSLLGATLTLPGIAGIVLTMGMAVDANVLIFSRIREEIAAGMTVQRAINEGFGRAFTAILDSNLTTLLVGGILFAMGTGPVKGFAVTMSLGIFTSMFTAIMVTRAMVNLIFGGRDFKKLWI; the protein is encoded by the coding sequence ATGCTGAACAAATACCCTCTGTGGAAATACGTACTGATCCTGGCGGTGCTGGCGATCGGTTTTATTTATTCCGCTCCCAATCTTTATCCTGATGACCCTGCGATCCAGATCACGGGCGCCAGCACTTCGCTGCAGGTCAATCAGGCTGACCTGGAACGCGCGAGCAAAGCGCTCAACGACGCGGGCATCCAGGTTAAAGCGGCAACATTGGCGGCTGATGCTAAGGGCGGCTTGTTGCGCCTGACCAAGGCAGAAGACCAACTGCCGGCCAAAGACGTTGTGCGCAAGGCCATGGGTGATGACTACGTTGTCGCGCTGAACCTGGCACAGACCACGCCAAAATGGCTGCGCAGCATTGGCGCGCACCCGATGAAGCTGGGTCTGGACTTGTCCGGTGGTGTGCACTTCCTGCTGGAAGTCGACATGGACAAAGCCCTCGACGCACGCCTGAAAGTCTACGAAGGCGATGTGAAGAGCCTGCTGCGTAAAGAGAAACTGCGTTATCGCAGCCTGCCGCAGCTCAACGGTGCCATCCAGCTGGGCTTCTCTGACGAAGCTTCCCGCGAACAGGCCCGTGCGCTGATCCGCAAGAACTTCAATGATTTCGACATCGTACCGGCCGACCTCAATGGTCAACCTGTACTGCGTCTGGCGATGACCCCGGCCAAGCTGGCGGAAATCCGTGAATACTCCATCAAGCAGAACTTGACCACGGTACGTAACCGCGTCAACGAGCTGGGTGTGGCCGAGCCGATCGTTCAGCGTCAGGGCGCCAACCGCATCGTGGTTGAACTGCCGGGCGTGCAGGACACTGCTGAAGCCAAGCGTATCCTGGGTAAAACGGCCAACCTGGAATTCCGTCTGGCCGCTGAGCCGGGTGCTTCGCGCGCCACTGCCGAAGAGTTCGAGTTCCGTGAAGGTAACCGTCCTCCAGCGTTGATCGAGCGTGGCTTGATCATCACCGGTGACCAGGTGACTGACGCCAAGGCTGGCTTTGGCGAGCACGGCACGCCTGAAGTGAACATCCGTCTGGATGGTCATGGCGGCGAACTGATGAGCCGCGCCACGCGCAGCAACGTCGGCCGCAGCATGGCGGTAATCTTCATCGAGCAACGCCCGGTTACCACCTACACCAAGCAAATGGTCAACGGTGTCGAGAAAGACGTGCCGGTGCAGACCTTCAAGGAAGAGAAGAAGATCATCAGCCTGGCGACCATCCAGTCGCCGCTGGGTGCTCAATTCCGCATCACTGGCCTGAACGGCCAGGGCGAGTCGTCCGAACTGGCGCTGTTGCTGCGTGCCGGTGGCCTGGCGGCGCCGATGTACTTCGCTGAAGAACGCACCATTGGCCCGAGCCTGGGTGCCGACAACATCACCAAGGGTATCGACGCAGCCTTGTGGGGCATGCTGTTTGTGTCGCTGTTCATCATCGCCATCTACCGCTTCTTCGGCGTCATCGCCACCGTGGCCCTCGCGGGCAACATGGTCATGCTGCTGGCCCTGATGTCGCTGCTGGGCGCTACGCTGACCCTGCCGGGTATCGCCGGTATCGTGCTCACCATGGGCATGGCGGTAGACGCCAACGTACTGATCTTCTCGCGGATTCGTGAAGAGATCGCGGCGGGCATGACCGTACAGCGTGCAATCAACGAAGGCTTCGGCCGGGCATTTACCGCGATTCTCGACTCCAACTTGACCACCTTGCTGGTCGGCGGGATTCTCTTTGCCATGGGCACCGGCCCGGTCAAAGGTTTTGCGGTGACCATGTCCCTCGGTATCTTTACCTCGATGTTCACGGCCATCATGGTGACCCGCGCAATGGTCAACCTGATCTTTGGCGGGCGTGACTTCAAGAAGTTGTGGATTTAA
- a CDS encoding PH domain-containing protein, which produces MIDFNNKGFFKLKQNNEYAERVSALLLDGEEVIDAYKAMRDGVVFTTKRIIAVNVQGITGSKKDFTSLPYKNIVAYSVETSGTFDLDSELEIYFSSLGKVKFEFTGKTSIVEISRIISKHLLS; this is translated from the coding sequence ATGATCGACTTCAACAACAAAGGCTTCTTCAAACTCAAACAAAACAACGAATACGCCGAACGCGTCTCCGCCCTGCTGCTCGACGGCGAAGAAGTGATCGACGCCTACAAAGCCATGCGCGACGGCGTGGTCTTCACCACCAAGCGCATCATCGCGGTGAACGTGCAGGGGATTACCGGCAGCAAAAAGGACTTCACCTCGCTGCCGTACAAAAATATCGTCGCGTACTCGGTGGAAACATCCGGCACGTTTGATCTGGATTCGGAGTTGGAGATTTACTTTTCGTCGCTGGGGAAAGTGAAGTTTGAATTCACTGGGAAGACTTCGATTGTGGAAATTTCGCGGATCATTTCCAAGCACCTGCTGAGCTGA
- a CDS encoding colicin E3/pyocin S6 family cytotoxin: MSERFYPITEEEQLKRRILTPQPKRVPYSPPMVLLDPTPAPAPTPAKLPGCVFTKPCQLPDGIIRYNDPTGYVPLELIKDYGHFSLLGGREVDSRGAVALHKISGSALPVGLGQLALRSAVVESAATAAGTVAGGLLAGLVALAWPSELGDSALYSEEQLRSLQRARSQMRLHVEQSGDGTLKGYGFYTGNTADWQMIDVVQFQSRGDQFVADLGEGVELIWTPAVDPGDTLGIPALEAAPQAPVIWIYPPTEKAAQILVNPIYPPEYRDFILVFPVESGVRPLYVVVSVRAGDHKYQPSPRFLTAFPEAVRAPSKSSVRGGGHLRPRWKDPHGYIYEWDFERGKVEKYNKRGKHLGEFDPITGERTKDAKDTRRIDP; the protein is encoded by the coding sequence ATGTCAGAGCGCTTTTACCCCATCACCGAAGAAGAACAACTCAAACGGCGAATCCTGACTCCGCAGCCGAAGCGGGTGCCCTATTCGCCGCCCATGGTGTTGCTCGACCCAACACCAGCACCGGCGCCTACGCCCGCAAAACTTCCCGGTTGCGTGTTCACCAAACCCTGCCAACTGCCCGACGGCATCATTCGCTACAACGACCCCACCGGTTACGTACCGTTGGAGCTGATCAAGGATTACGGCCATTTCAGCCTGTTGGGTGGGCGCGAGGTGGACAGCCGAGGCGCAGTCGCCTTGCACAAGATCAGCGGCAGCGCCCTGCCTGTTGGCTTGGGGCAGTTGGCGTTGCGTTCGGCGGTGGTGGAATCCGCAGCTACCGCCGCTGGCACTGTAGCCGGTGGCTTATTGGCGGGTTTGGTGGCGCTGGCTTGGCCGTCGGAGCTGGGTGATAGCGCGCTCTACAGCGAGGAACAGTTGCGTTCGCTGCAACGGGCGCGGTCGCAGATGCGTTTGCATGTCGAACAGAGTGGGGACGGCACGCTCAAGGGGTACGGGTTTTACACAGGCAACACTGCCGATTGGCAGATGATTGATGTGGTGCAGTTCCAAAGCCGTGGCGATCAGTTTGTCGCGGATTTGGGTGAGGGCGTGGAGCTGATCTGGACGCCTGCGGTTGATCCTGGAGATACGCTGGGTATTCCGGCATTGGAGGCTGCGCCGCAAGCGCCGGTGATTTGGATTTACCCGCCGACGGAGAAAGCCGCGCAGATTCTGGTGAACCCGATTTATCCGCCGGAGTATCGGGATTTTATTCTGGTGTTCCCGGTGGAGTCGGGGGTTCGGCCGCTGTATGTGGTGGTTAGCGTTCGGGCTGGGGATCACAAATATCAACCGAGTCCAAGGTTTTTAACTGCGTTTCCAGAAGCCGTACGCGCGCCTTCCAAATCCAGCGTCAGGGGCGGAGGTCATCTTAGGCCCCGCTGGAAGGATCCCCATGGCTATATCTACGAATGGGACTTCGAACGAGGCAAGGTCGAGAAGTACAACAAGCGAGGTAAGCACTTGGGCGAATTCGATCCTATAACAGGTGAACGAACCAAAGACGCAAAAGACACGAGAAGGATAGATCCATGA
- the yajC gene encoding preprotein translocase subunit YajC — MSFFISNAMADAAAPAAAGPMGGGFEWIFLVGFLVIFYLMIWRPQAKRAKEQKNLLGSLQKGDEVVTTGGIAGKITKVSDAFVILEVSDTVEMKFQKGAIAATLPKGTLKAI, encoded by the coding sequence ATGAGCTTTTTTATCTCTAATGCCATGGCTGACGCCGCTGCGCCTGCCGCTGCCGGCCCAATGGGCGGTGGTTTCGAGTGGATTTTCCTGGTCGGCTTCCTGGTCATCTTCTACCTGATGATCTGGCGTCCACAGGCCAAGCGCGCCAAAGAGCAGAAAAACCTGCTGGGCAGCCTGCAGAAAGGCGACGAAGTCGTGACCACTGGCGGCATCGCCGGCAAGATCACCAAGGTTTCCGATGCTTTCGTGATTCTGGAAGTCTCCGACACCGTCGAAATGAAGTTCCAGAAGGGCGCCATCGCCGCCACGTTGCCAAAAGGCACGCTCAAAGCGATCTGA
- the tgt gene encoding tRNA guanosine(34) transglycosylase Tgt, translating to MSFELLATDGKARRGRLTFPRGTVETPAFMPVGTYGTVKGMLPRDIVATGAEIILGNTFHLWLRPGTEVIKKHGDLHDFMKWQGPILTDSGGFQVFSLGAMRKIKEEGVTFASPVDGSKVFMGPEESMQVQRDLGSDIVMIFDECTPYPADEDVARISMELSLRWAQRSKNAHGDNTAALFGIVQGGMHESLRKRSLEGLDKIGFDGLAIGGLSVGEPKHEMIKVLDYLPGLMPADKPRYLMGVGKPEDLVEGVRRGVDMFDCVMPTRNARNGHLFIDTGVLKIRNAFHRHDDSPLDPTCDCYTCQNFSRAYLHHLDKCGEMLGSMLNTIHNLRHYQVLMAGLREAIQQGTLAAFVDAFYAKRGLPVPPLD from the coding sequence ATGTCGTTTGAATTATTGGCCACTGACGGCAAGGCTCGTCGTGGTCGCCTGACCTTTCCACGCGGCACCGTCGAAACCCCGGCTTTCATGCCTGTGGGCACCTACGGCACCGTCAAGGGCATGCTGCCGCGTGACATCGTCGCCACAGGCGCCGAGATCATCCTCGGCAACACGTTCCACCTGTGGCTGCGCCCGGGCACGGAAGTGATCAAGAAGCATGGCGACCTGCATGACTTCATGAAGTGGCAAGGCCCGATCCTCACCGACTCCGGTGGTTTCCAGGTGTTCAGCCTGGGCGCCATGCGCAAGATCAAGGAGGAGGGCGTGACCTTCGCCTCGCCGGTCGACGGTTCCAAGGTGTTCATGGGCCCGGAAGAGTCGATGCAGGTGCAGCGTGACCTGGGCTCCGACATCGTGATGATTTTTGACGAGTGCACGCCGTACCCGGCGGATGAAGACGTGGCGCGCATTTCCATGGAGCTGTCGCTGCGTTGGGCCCAGCGCTCGAAGAATGCCCACGGCGACAACACCGCGGCGCTGTTCGGTATCGTCCAGGGCGGCATGCACGAAAGCCTGCGCAAGCGCTCGCTGGAAGGCTTGGACAAGATCGGCTTTGACGGCCTGGCCATCGGCGGCCTGTCGGTGGGCGAGCCCAAGCACGAGATGATCAAGGTGCTGGATTACCTGCCGGGCCTGATGCCGGCTGACAAACCTCGTTACCTTATGGGCGTTGGCAAACCGGAAGATCTCGTAGAGGGTGTGCGCCGCGGTGTGGACATGTTCGATTGCGTGATGCCAACCCGTAATGCCCGCAATGGGCATCTGTTCATCGATACAGGCGTGCTGAAGATCCGTAACGCGTTCCATCGCCATGATGATTCGCCGCTGGATCCCACCTGTGACTGCTACACCTGCCAGAACTTCTCGCGTGCTTATCTGCACCATCTGGACAAGTGCGGGGAAATGCTGGGTAGCATGTTGAATACCATCCACAATTTGCGTCACTACCAAGTCCTGATGGCTGGTTTGCGCGAGGCTATTCAACAGGGTACATTGGCCGCCTTCGTCGATGCCTTCTATGCCAAGCGCGGGCTCCCTGTGCCGCCCTTGGACTGA